The Triticum urartu cultivar G1812 chromosome 5, Tu2.1, whole genome shotgun sequence genome contains the following window.
CCTTGGAGGGCATCCACGTTTTAGAGTAGAGTGTGATTATTATCTCGATAGTTGTTCTCGGTACTTGGGATGTGTGTACATACATGGCAACATGGGTAAAATGTTGACTGGTTTCTGTTCCGTTCGTTTTAGTGAAGCACAAGTACTTGTTGAGTGTAGCAAGTGGTGGCGATTGCCTGCCTTTTTCCTTTGGTACTTTGGTAGGCTGTGGCGTGGTGTGGTGGCCTGTGCCAGTAGGAAGAGGTGCGTTGTACTTCCTCCGGTCCTTCTTACTCTGTATATTAGAATTCTCTGCAGTCAAAtttcacaaagtttgaccatatttatataaaaaaatatcaacatctgccgtgctaaagttatataatatgaaactttaagtcatgacacatctagTGGTATTGATTTCAGATTGTGATTGTTGACATTTTTTTCTATagagttggtcaaactttacgggGCTTGATTTgagtcaaatcttatatgcaaattaaaaaggaccggagggagttcTCGCAGCAAGTGCGGGTGGAATAAACGGAGGAGCGTGAAGGGAGATTCCGTGGGAGGACCGCGGCGGAATGCACCTCCGGGAGAAACCATTGGGCTGGCACATGTGTGTGTGGCGGATTATAGGCAGAAGAGGACAGTGGTTTTACACGGCATCGGTTCATGCCAAAGTAGCGTTTTTTTCTATTAAGAAAAGGCAGCAGCTCTGGCTTTCTTTACTGGTGAGAGCGAGTGTGAAACCATTTTAGGAACGGGAAAGAAATTTGGTGTGCACGGCACGGAGATGTTGCTGGGAACTTTTGTAGGGCCACTTTTCCCTCTTTTCTTTTGGGTGTTTAGCCGTTTAGGTCAAGCGGGATTGGTGCAGTTGTTCCGTTGGCACTTGGCAGCAACAGCACGGTACCTACTACTCCGTAGCTCAATTTTTCTCATCTCAAAAGAAAAGAAGTCCGTAGCTCAACCGAACCAACACAACCACCCAACCGCTCATCATGCGTCTGATTGCGTTGCGTCGACAGAAAACACCGGCCACAGCCGCCATCAGACGTCAACTCATCAAATTACTCAACGAACGCACCCGGGCTTGTCGATCGGAACCTGCCTTTGGCTGGCGGGGAATCAGTTGACATTGAGGCACGCAGCCAGCTTCAACTTGGAGAAGtagcattttttttcttttgcgaaAAAGAAGTAAGCATTCTCTGCCTCAGCCCCGTCTTGTTGAGGGTGAATGAAACCATGTCACCCGCGAAAAAAGAAGAAGAATTCTTGATGAGACGCCGGTGGCGGTCATAAGTCGCCACCTCTTGATCTTATCTTAGCAAAGAATGAGAAGTATGGCTTGGCTAGggaagtagtagtagtagtagtggcAGTTAGTGTGATTTCCTGGAGAACTTTTTTGGCTTTGTCATTTTTCCTTGCTTTGGAGAGCTAAAGGGGGATATATGCGGATCGATGAGAACAAGGTTAATTTCTTTATAGAAAACAAATGCATTGCattgtgtgttgtgtgtgtgtgcgtgtgtatCCCAGCTTACTTTGTAACGACAGGCCTTTACTATTTCCTCCAAGAATGCATTGCATTGCATTGCAAACACCCGTGAGGCCGTGACACAGGAGTAATAACGCATCAAaagttttcttcaaaaaaaaagAAGCAGTGGCAAACGCATCCGGTGACGAGACTCGTGGCGCCTCTAGCTATGCATATGCTATGCTCTAGGAGGTAGAGTGGTACACGAGCTAGCAAGTCGGCAGTGCGGCGAGTCAccaaggagaaggaaggaagccTGGACAGCACGCACGCACGGCGCCCCGCACCCTACCCTCCACCGGCCGCAGCTATAATTGCCTCCCCTCCCTCCCCTCGCGGTTGCTTCGGTTCAGAGTTCGTTCAGCAGTACCCCCACCCCACCGCTCGCGCTCGCGCTCGCGACGACGAGACAGACAAGCGCGGACAGAGCCAAGGAACCATGGGCTCCTTCCTGTCGTCCTTGTGgacccctccgccgctccccgGCGACGACCCCGACTCCGCCGTCGTCGCCGTCCACTCCAAGCCCGCCTGGGACCGGCACTGGGAGGCGCACCGGAACGCGTCCAAGCTGGTCCGTCCCGTTCCTCCTCTTCCTTATGAGTAATCAATCCCCTGCCTGCAGCGCGCTCCTCCGGATCTGACGGGCCCTGCTAATCTGCTGCGCTTGCCCCGGCAGATGGTCATCGACTTCTCCGCCTCCTGGTGCGGGCCCTGCCGCTTCATCGAGCCCGCCTTCAAGGAGATGGCCTCCCGCTTCGCCGACGCCCTCTTCGTCAAGATCGACGTCGACGAGCTCGCGGTACCCACCTACCTACCGCCTCCTTCCCGCTTCCTCTTGCTCCTGCTTGCTTGTCTTCCGCGCTCGTCTACTAGTAACGCCACCGAATTGTTAATCTGGCTTGGGCCTTCGTGGAATTGGGAAGGGGGGAGGCTCTGGTTTGGTTCCGTCTTGGAGAAATAGGTAGCTCACGCCTTTGGTTCGGTGAATTAGATAGATCCCAGTTTCGCCCAGTCATCCAACAAAAAGAATATATCCATCCCTGTTCCACTGTGTATTTGGGAGGAATCGTCACTAGTGCTTAGCTCCGGTAGATTTGGATGCATCGTGTGCTAAGCCGGATGTCTGATTGTATTTGAATCTGTGAGTGCTTGGGCATATAGAAATCAAATGCATTGAATCAAAATCGGCGGAGGTAGGACTAGATTGTGCACATGGGATCTCACTTGATGCTAATTAAGACttctcccagtaggagtaggaccAATCAAACATCGAATACTTTCAAATAGAGGCTTGCTCGATTTAAAGCACACATTCCACATATTTTTCcttgttagaagggagagagatGGATTGTTGCGGAATATGATGGATGCTGTATTGAGCCTCTCGGGCGGTTTATATAGAGTACAAGGCTTGGAGGGCAAGAAGCCTCTCGTAGAGATAAGGCAGAAGATGATTATAAATCATAGTCTACCATATACAAAGATATGCCTATATACTCTAACATCCCCCCGCAGTCATAGCGGTAGTGATGCAGACAATAGGAGCGTCGCGGACAGTCAGACTGGAGAGAATAGCAGCCGATAGACTGACATCCCCCTGCAGTCATAGCGGTAGCGTCGCGGACGGTGTCGTGTCGCGGACGCATTGACTGTAGAGTAAGCCGACGAGTTGCTCAAGCGGATGATAGCCCTTTGTGCCGATGTCGAGGTAGCCGAGAGCGTAGGATGGTGTAGCCGTGGTTGAGGTAGCCGTGCGAAAAACGCCGTGGTCGATGTCGGATCGGGGTAGCCGGTGTCGAGATAGTCGCTGTGGAGTCGCAAAAGaagagcagcggcggcggcggcggcctaaggaggcggcggcggctagagaagaagcgcggcggcggtgctcgaAGTAGGTGATAATGAACTTGACAGTGTGACGAAGACCGGCGTGGACGGTGACGTTCCCGCGCCAAGGGAGGCTGCGCGGCGCATATCACGTGGAAGTCAACGCGCGTGGACGGCGGTGGACCGCGGGCCGCAACGTTACGGCTTGAAGGGGCGACGCAACGGCGGCGGGCAGGTCGGGGCGACGGCAAGGAAGACCTCAGGGCGGTTGCAGGGATCATGTGCCACACTCGCTACGGCCCGacggggcgacgcagcggcagcGCGAGGGTCAGTGCAGCGTCGGGGATGGCCTGGAGCGGACGGCCTCGGTGCGGCGGTTGACCGCGGGCCGCGGCACTACGGCCCGAAGGAGAGGCCGGTGCGTTAGGTGGTGGCCGAGTGGAGGACCGCCGGGCGGCGAGATGCTCCCAAGGACGGCAGCGGGGGCGCCTGATTGTAGCGCCTGCAATTTTTTAGATGATCCACGATGAGGTTTCATGTGCGTGTGTTTGAATTTAAGAAGCGGCAGGAGGCAGGATATGATGCATAGAAGGAAATCATTTGCGTGATTTCAGCATCAGGATCATTGTCTTCCGTGACTGTAGGGGACGCGGGATCGCAGCGGGCGCAGCCTCTCCTGGTGGAGTGCGGTCAGTCATTGGAAATTGCTAAGTGCACACCATAAAGATATTAGATAAACGATGAACGTTAGATTTAGACTTATGAACCTAATCGTGTGGTGTAGATTGGTTCGTGCGGGGTTGTGGGACTAATTATGGGGTACACGTAAGAAAGTTCTTGTTCGATTGTTTAATAGTAGTGGAGATGGAGATCAAGCCTCTTGTGTCAGCTTATGCATTCAGAGCAGAATGCTTTCCTGTTCTTCAGAAACTGAAGCGATTTGTTTTCTTAATGTTAATGTACTGGGATTTCGCAGGAGGTTGCAAAGACATTCCGCGTAGAGGCGATGCCGACCTTTGTACTGGTGAAGGGCGGGCAGGAGGTGAGTCGTGTGGTTGGGGCTAAGAAGGATGAGCTCGACAGGAAGATCAAGACGTTCATCTCATCGTCCTGATCCTAGCTTAATTAACCTGCACTCCAGTTGTAGTGCCAGGTTCTGTCTTCTCGACCCCAGTGGCAGGGGGCTCCTATGGTTTCCCCATGGTGTAGTACCAATCCTCCTAAAATGCTGCAAATCCGACGTAAAGTGGTAATAAAGGTTCTGAAACTTGGATCGTGTAAATGTGTAACTCTGGCCTGTCTTGATCTGTCACCTTTGGCAGTCAAGTGACCGGGATATAAAGTTTCTTACTGTTTTTTGGCATGTTTTTTTATCGTGATTCTCTCTCAATATATCGATCCTCAGTAGAAGCTATACAACAGCCAAGAAACTTTACAAGAGCTTGGTCAACAATGTGCTTCAGATATCATTGCACTGTTTACCGTTTACTTGAGCAAAGCTAGGTTCTTGTAAAAAGTCGCACATAAGAATTATGCGCCAGTGAACCATCTCAGATCATCACATATTCCTGGTCTTGCACGCCAGGGGAAAAGACATACCCAAATATGTCGTCGCACTGCAGGTGTCCCTTCCATGCCGACGACTCGCCTGGATCATTGTTGATGCTGGCGCGCTGTCCCTTCTGCGCCGACGACTCGCCCGGATCATAGATGCTGGCGCACCTGTCACGCAGGCGGTAGGCATGAAGCCTGCCGAGGGGGTGGCCACCGTTCACGGCGGCGGACGGGCTGCGCGCACAGCTGATCCTAAGCTCGTCCTCGACGAAGCAGACATGGCTCTCCTTGATCTTGTCACCTCCAGCGGCGATGAGGAAGGCTCCGGAGCAGGCGTCCCCGACGAAGAGGGCGTGCTCACTGATGCCCCTGACCGGCACCCACGAGTCATCAGGCGCCGTCCCGTCGCTGGTCTCGAGCGCGTGCACCTCGAACTTAACTGCCATGTGGTTCAATCGAATGAACCAACTGGTGACCTTGAGTAGCCTGGTCTTGCACTCCACCAGATACCGCCTCGATGGGTAGCCGTCACAGTCCGAGATCTTGGCCACATGCGTCGGTAGCTGCTGCTCGTGCAGCCTCTCCGGCTCGCGCCGGAGGAGGTCCAGCTTGCGGTGGTCGAGCACAACCAACTGGTCGCACGAATGGAGGGCATGTAGCTCCCCGTGGTAGAGTATGATATCGTGCAGGTACAGGGGAATTGATCCTATGCTGGTTGTCGCTGCCGCGGACCGTGCACATGGCCGCGATCAGGCAGCTCTCTGAGCCCGGGTTGGAGGACATGACCATCTTCAGGATGAGATCTTACTCCGCCCACGTCGGCAGCGGGATCCTAGCCTTGGAGAACAGGTTGAGCAGGAAGGGCCTGCACGGTCTGTCCGCCGGCACGAGTGCGACCCAATCTCCGAGGGAGCCACAGCAGCGCGTGGCGCGGGCGTCCTCGGGAAGGGACCAGACGCggtggatggcgccatcggggaGGCTGACGCAGTTGCCCGGGATGGCGAGCCACGGCGCCGGCGGGTGCGGCTGGCTGCGCCAGGCGGCGCGCCACGCGCGGCAGACGGCGCGGAAGCGGGCGCGGTCGGCGAACGACGGCAGCCAGCGGAGGACGTCGCCGATCAGGTCCTCCGGGAGATCGGCCCACGCGGCGCGCCGACGTTGCTTCTTCCCCATGACGGAGCGATGGATCGCGATCTGGGCTGCGTGCCCTAGTCAGGATCGAAGCCGAGAACTAGCGAGACGAGAAAAACTGGAGAACCAGCGAGACGAGAAAAACGTCGCAAGGGTCGACTGGAGTATATTCTTTTCGCCCGTTAGCTTTACAGGAATTAACGCCTAAGGCtacttttccttttcttttcatgATAATACGTGTCTTATTTATACTCCCTTTATTCTATAATAATGTGCTACACCCgccctggtttattggtcccctttgtattTTATGTCATAATTTGACCTtagatttaactaacaaaatgttaatgcatgtcaccgCCATGCCATCCTTACTTGAACATGTTGGTTTTCAAATCCATCCCCAACCATAGGACCCAACGTCTCGTTGGGGAAGTATCTGAAGAATCTTTATTcagcgccgccatcgccgccaaAGAAGCAAGACGATGAATAGCCTAAAAGCCTAGACTATGAAGGCCTAAAAGGTCGTCGGCGAAGGGGAGCCGCTGGTCCTGGCGGCtgacacgagatcgcttcttctTTCTTTCCCAAAAAAAGTTTTTTTCCTTGATCTGTCTTTGATTCCATTTTTATATTTGTCCACGTTGTATTATACTGTATAAGTTGAAAATTTCTTAAAAGTCCACCAAGAGCTTGCACATCCAAAAAATAAAATGCGCACGACAATCTTTGCTTTCCTGCAAAGGGCATATCGTTTACTTTTCAATGTTACTTCTATGCAAGAGTCAATAGTGTTCATCTCTATTCCATTCTTATTTATTCTCCAcctggcaagcatcatgtggtagAGAAAGATCTAGGCAGATATATCCAGTTGAATGTAGGTaatcatgaattattattgttgataTTATCCTTGAGGTAAATAAGTTGGGAAGTGAAAACAATAAACCCCCATATTCCTATGTATCTGACGGAAATGTTTATTTTCAAAAACATGCTTtaagtgttagcaatcatagaagactactAGATCATAAAGGCTCGCTTTGCCACGCCCGTCCCTTAATGAAAATATAGATGCAGGGCATGCCTGCTCTCTCTACTAAAGATCACATGCTTAACAACATCATGATGAAAGGCAAATGGTATTTCAGCCCCCTAACTTCCGTATCATTTATGGTAGAATTCATTGATTTATTTCCCAATTCTCCATCCCAACAGGAAAAATAAACATGATCCAAGCAAACCAATATAAGCATGGAACTCACAAAAGAAAAAATGGATAACGTTTAATGGGGCAAGATTTTTTCTCAACTGACTGCAAAACGAGGGCTCAAACCAATCAGTATGTGATTCCACAGCAATCCAAGCAAAGTGTATGGAGAGATGTGTTTACCTATGAAGCTGAGATTAGTGACGACGCATGTCAGCTTCAGTTATGGAATGGGAACGGATGCGCTGTACAGCTGCAAGGCATGGAGGCGGATGCAGGAGAAGGACAGTCGGCGCTGGACGACGATGACGGGGGCGGGCGCCGCGCTGCCATGGAGGAGCGCTGCAAGACATGAAATTAGAAAACAATACAGAAGGGGCTCCGGAGGAAGAGTATAGGAGGGTGAACAACACCGACGGGGACTCAGTCGTGCTCATGCAGCAGAAGCTTCCCGACGGCGACGGCGCATCATGGAGGATGAAACGGCGGCGCCTCGTGTAGGAAGGAACAGAGCAGCTGTTCTTTCGGGGGAATAGCGCTGGAACTTGGACGACCTGGCCTATTAGCGTGCGAATGAAAGACCTGGGCCTTGGACGGCCCGCTTAAGGAGAGAAACAGGAGCTCGTTCTGCGGAGCAGCAGCCTGCGAGACGGTTTGTCAAACGTGTGGACGATGTGGGATGACCGAGTCTATCTGCATCGTATGTTTGAGTGATCCAACGACTGAGAGACGAGAATCGCTGTGGAGGCTCCTAGCTCGCCCCGTTATACTGTTTCTCAATATGATGGTTAAGTATGCTGACTTGCTAAAAtaaaagctcttacatagacttTTTCTGAAAATATGATGCATTGTAAAAAGTTTATACTTCGTACTTCAACATTGTGAACGAATTGTTACTTGTTTATGAGAAGCTATATGCTGAATAATTGTTGCTATCATATTGATCATGATGCTACTATGTCTGCATTTTGTTTTATCGACACCTTTCTCTCTAAACATGTGGTCATAATTATTGAGTTCGGCTTTCATGGCAGATCAGGATACGCCAAGGAGGTGCGGCACGTCCGTACTCTTTAATAAATAGCTAGCCTAGGTTAgggtttagacttgggttttgtttagagaAGTTTAGTTATTGCTATTTATATTTGTCTTCGCTCGTAGCAGCTAGTGTGACCGTCAAGACATCCTATCGGAGCCCCATCTTGTGAGATTTATTTCATCTAGCATATCCGCAATTTCAGATTGCTATGGCTATTATTTTCTTGCATGTTCTTCGATTTGCTTGCAGGAAAAATCCTTCGTGGATAGGTCGATCGCTCCGTTGGCTCGGTCGATAACACCGTGGAGTTGGTTCAGCGATTGCCGTGGATATCAGTCGTGTACGGTTCCCTGTACGGTTGGTAGCCGGACGTGAGGGTCAAGTCCCCCAAAACCGTAgttatcactacaaaaaaagacacatccgtgacactgtgcgccgaacgatttttttcctgacatgcttatgacacttctatgacaataattgttgGGGATGTAACTATTTGTGTAAGCCGCCCAGGACGGGCCGGGTTACGTAGAGATGATTTATCATATGAAGCCCAAGACCAAGCATGAAGATGGCGGTTTAATAAAGGGTCTGAGGCCTACAGGCGACTTAAGGCCCATAGTGATATACCGCCGTGATGGCATGACTTGTATCATAAAGCAGAAttaactagtcaccgagccggacactgtttatgagccggccgggactctgagggccgcagggcgtcaacccgtgtatataaggggacgacccggtggcggcttagggcaagaaacaacccatcgagagccaggcatagcgtatctcgctccctggtcatcgaaacctcaataatcccaacacaactagacgtaggctttaccttcaccgtaaggggccgaactagtataaactctctcgtgtcctttgtcccgattaacccgtttaagcttcctagttgcgatggctccacgactaagtccttctacgaggacatctgccatgacaatttcacgacagttggcgcccaccgtggggctggcgcacggtggatttgagttcttgaagggcaactttgaagggctcaagggatacgctgtgggacGGATGATCAAGAGTCG
Protein-coding sequences here:
- the LOC125510984 gene encoding probable F-box protein At4g22060; translation: MGKKQRRRAAWADLPEDLIGDVLRWLPSFADRARFRAVCRAWRAAWRSQPHPPAPWLAIPGNCVSLPDGAIHRVWSLPEDARATRCCGSLGDWVALVPADRPCRPFLLNLFSKARIPLPTWAE
- the LOC125510983 gene encoding thioredoxin H2-2-like, encoding MGSFLSSLWTPPPLPGDDPDSAVVAVHSKPAWDRHWEAHRNASKLMVIDFSASWCGPCRFIEPAFKEMASRFADALFVKIDVDELAEVAKTFRVEAMPTFVLVKGGQEVSRVVGAKKDELDRKIKTFISSS